Sequence from the Salvelinus alpinus chromosome 35, SLU_Salpinus.1, whole genome shotgun sequence genome:
GTAAATTACTATCACCAATAGGCTAAGACTTAACGTGGTTACACTTCAATTCAGAATGATCTCTAAGTTCTCAAAATATGAAcacatttactgtcctttaacCAAATTCAAACACACTCGACCTGAATGAACATTTCTTTGCACTTGGCCAGTAAAAACTAAAGATAGGAAAACACACCCAGATTCTAATCTAATCAACTCGATTAACAGAATGACGCATTTTCCCTGTAACAATAAATCCATAGCACTTACAGCACAATAAAACATATCAAAATCCATTGCTCAATATGAACTCTTGAAACAATTCAAACATTGACAATTTAACTCACAAACATGACAATTTAACTCCCAACAACATTAATTTAGTTGATTTCACGTTTTCATCTGTCGTCACACCTCCAATGGTCTCCGTACTCGCAGGGTTCTGTGGGAACGTCCCTCCCCAGAGAAGTCCACATATAAGCTGTGTTTAAACCCTGTGATAGCCCAACAGATGATCAGCCATCCAAACAATGTCATAAATCATGATCCATGTCATCACGCTGGGCCTCAGCGCCTGCAAGTCGCTAGTCGCGATTATCACCTTCTATTATTCTTCCACTACAGTTTCTATCTTATTATACAGTCCTGATAAGACTGGCACAAACCTCTTGAGGAATTAAGGCTGTCCTATAATGGGCACGGTATTTTATTACGAAACATCCCTTTGTGGATGGGCCCTCCAGACCCAAACTGTGGCTTTTGTTTCATCCTATTCTCACTCAAATCAAACAATTGGCTTGCTTCCACATGTTCAGTTGCTTATATTCCCTCCTCTGTAGCCCTGGAACAATTACACACTTTAGTTCCTGCTGCCAATGAAACAAAGCCCAGCTCACGTAAGCCCTGTTTGAGTTTGGCCCACAGCTGCTGTGAGTGAAAATGGAGCAAGTGTATCCCGAGGGAGGCAGATCCTTTGACAGAGGCTGTTGTTGTGCGCATGTCACAAAGGTCGTGACAATGTTGAATAATAGAGCAGTGCTTTTTGTGTACTGACTAGCGAGACGTTATACTACGAATGCTATTCGGAAATGGACAGTCTCAAGTTAACTTTCCCCACCGTCTTTCTCTTTATCTATAGGTTGTTCCGCCATTGGTGAAGGGAAGCCATACTTCATCTCGAGGAATTTCATCACTGTGCTCCACTGGAACAAGTTCGACAGCCCAGATGAAGGGGTCCTTTACAGTGTCCATTACAAAAGGTGTGAGACAGGAATACAGTGGTCACCTTTTCACCTTTCAACCCAACAACATATTTATGTGCCTAGGCTAGGGTGACCTGGGGCGATATGTGACTTATGTCAACCACATTTTAAAGCTGTGTGCTGAAAGACGTAACCATGCTCCTTTTCAGCAGCGTTGTCCCCATCGTTGTCCCCATCGTTGTCCCCATCGTTGTCCCCATCGTTGTCCCCATTGTTTTGGATATGGTGCGTTGCTCTTTCAATTTGCTGCTCCACCTACTGCCATCAGCCTTGAAACCGTGGTGCTATTGTACTTCTCCATGCTGCAGGTTGAGCTCCACTGGCTGGGGCAAGCCTTAGCAGACAGGCTGTGGTCTGTGCATTACCACAGGCCTCACTCTGTTTCTCTGCACACCACAGAGATAAATCTGTTAAAAAGAATTGCCTGTAAAAATGTACCATTTAATTTTACAAACGGCACTCAGTTCACCTGTGGCTATGTGAGGCCAATGTTTTCGTCTCAATCACTTTGTCTTACTGCCTCTTTGAGATCTTGTTACAAAGTGGAAACGTCAGCTCATCATGACACGGTCTGACGGGCAAATGCCAAGTGCCACACCAATTGCATTGATTTGTTTCTCCGAGACTGTCGCCTGGAATGGCTTGCATGTCCTTATGCATTGCCTCATAGCGCCACCATCAAATAAGTTCAGAAAAAGATTGGCCCTGATCATCCCTGCTGAATATCGGTTCCCTGTTTGACACACTATCCTTTAGTTATTTTTATATGAGGAAGTAAGGGGTTAAATAACACACCTATTTCAGAACTCTGTTGTGCTATTTGTGGTCTAGCAGCTAGGCTGCCGCAAGCACTCCCTGAAAGGCAATACATTTACAACGTGATATGTCATGATAAAGGCTCATACATGCTTATGACAATATAAAAAGCATTGTACCTGCAGGCATCAAGTAAAGTGTGACTCAATATTTTTACAAATTGCACATTCAATTTTGGCTAAGGGTTCCTTACATAGTGTGTTTTATGTTTGATCATGTCGTTGTGTTCATTATAGATACGGAGAGCCAAACAAGCCGAAGATGGTGTGCCAGAACATCACCACTCTTTCTTGTGACCTCACAGCAGAGACACCATACATCTATTCAAATTCCTACTACGCTGAGGTTTTCGCCAACAGTCACTCGCTAGGCCATACAGCACTGTTTAAACCTCTGAGAGACAGTAAGCAATTTCCTCTCTTTATCCTACTTTTTCTTGCTTGGGATGTTTTTGGGGTATGTGTTGGCTCAGAGAGCAGAATCCTTAGTTGTGATACATATACATCGCTCCAATTATCTGTTCATGTTCTCTAATGACATCATAGTATGTTTCCATGAAACCTTATGTTATTCACCAATTCGTCCAGTTAGCATTTGGCCCATACTCAACGGGTTTATCCGGTTTTCTTCAGATTGTCACTAATTCGCTATTTTCCTTAGTCTTATTCTCACCCTTTATTTGTCTTTTACACGTCAGCTGTCCTTGGCCCACCCAATGTGTCTGTGAACCTCACAACATCATCTTTAAAAGTGACTGTCACCCTACCGTTGGGACCGGATAATAAGACTTCCATCGAGGAGATTTTCAACAGTACCAACTTTTCCTACCGTAACCCTCCAACCATCTATATCCTCAACATCACTCGTCCTAGCTGGGCAGCACAGGTGATACCCCCCCACAAGTACTGCTCACACAATATGCATgcagacacacgcacacccacccacccacacacacacacacatattagatATACAAAACATGGTCTAACTGCTGACTCTTTTTTCCACAGGTCCACAAAAACACAACTGGAGAGTTTGTCCTTGACAATCTAAAGAACAGCAACGTAGAGTACTGTGGCTATGTGGTGTACATCCCGACTAGAGAAATACACCGAAATGCCAGTGAGAGCCATACATTCTGTGTGGCCTTACCAGGTGAGGTCATCTGGTGTCATTCAAGGCTCTGAATGTATGCATaagctggtctcagagcatttcgtattattttgTATGTAAATATGAGAcgctccatttagtatgatatgttacgtttcgtattgtatgtattcatttgtggttgTCCGTCACCCAtgtcgtatgatatgttacgaattggaatttgtattatatgttctgaattagaaaaacatacaatatgttttgaactagctaggtggctaatgttagctagctggctaccgttagctaggctaggggttaggggttagggttaaggttaaatttaggagttaggttaaagggttaaggttaggggaaggtttagctaaaagggttaaggttagggttaagggaaggggaagggttagcttatatgctaagtagttgcaaagtagctaaaaagtagtaaatagttgaaaagttgctaatttgtTAAAATTCTCAAGTTTttcgtgatgagatttgaactcgcATCCTTTGGTTatacatccacccatccaccccgaccaaccacccaaCTTTTGTTTTTGCTTTAAGTAACTATCTGTCttttgtaaccataccaaacgtaacatatcatacccaTTTGAGTGTACCGGATTTACatgtactatgttacgtctagtctatgagaccaggctggtaaTGCCTTTCCTTTTTGCCTTTGCTAGTTTTGTTGAATGAATCATCTGTGAATGATTTGAGTAATCATACTGTTACCATAAAGAACTGAAAGGCATACTGTAAATGCATTGACTGTAGTTTCACAATGTTAAGGGTATTCCTGCTGCTTTTTCAAAGATTATATAAAGGCTCACTTCCTGGTGACAAGACTGAATGGAGCCTCTTATTTATGCATCCTTGAAACTACTGTACTGACTGACGTCACGGACACGCCCACGCTTGCTCTATAGCGCTGGCAATTTACATCCTATTGGCCTGTTTCCAATAggctctgagagtgaggcagctGTATTGCCACTACTGAGGTGTAATAGAAACAATCTTCCCCCATCTAGGTGACCCATGGCTGCTGTTCCCATGGTTCCTCCTCTTAGTGTGTCTGTTACTTGGTTCCCTCCTGCTACCGGTGGTGGTGTGTCGTCACTATGTGAGAAAGAAGAGTAACATGCCAGACGCCTTGGTAAGAAATGTTGATTGGAGATTGCTCCATACATGAAGGAGTGCCACTTCCTGTTACTGGAAATACAGGCCTCCAGGCAAAACTTACAGTAACACGTGTATGAGAGGGTTCAATAGGGTGAAACCGAACCGGAGTTTAATCTCAGCCACAAACACACAGTACATTCAGCTGTTTTCTACAGCAACACACCTAATTTAGAACAGGGCACAATGTGTAACAGTAGTTACAATACAATTGTATCTCTTTGCAATTTACACATGCACTGATTTATGAGGAAATGATTTAACTTTATCGTCATTCATTTTCTCTTTAAATGGCTGCATTTACCAATCTTCCCAAAGTTGTATCTGTTTTATTCCATTTCCTCTCATATGCTGAGAAATCATACCTGTTTAATCAGTTGTATCACTGTAATTTGCATTTCATGCCAAGAACTGAAAGCAATTACAAAAGATTACAGCAGTGTTGTTTCAGTTGAGCTCATTTCATTCTTGCCATGAAAGTTGTTCAGAATTATAATTGAACAAGTTCATTTTGGTTTGACATATATTGTAACCACTCAATGATTCCAAGGGTTTggtgggatggagagggggtCATAGAGGTGCTTTAGTAAGTTACATAAACTAAATCCTCTTTCTCTTCTACACAGAAACTGACAACAAGCAACATCCCACCTCCATCGTGGTACCTTCCAGAAGCCATCACTATCTCCACTGCCAAGCCGTATCATTACCCTGTGGGGTTCTCCTACAGTGACCTGAAGACTGATAAACTCCAGATGGGGTCAAAGTTCACCAGCAGTGGGTCTGGGCCCTATTCCCCCCAGGACGGACCCTCCTCCATTGCCCAGCCCAGGCACTGTGACACCTACATGGGCCAGCAGGGTCCACCCCCAGAGCACTCCAACAACAGCACCCAGTCCTCCACCAACTATAGCATGGTCGTAGTGCAGGTGGCCAATGAAGGTGTGAAGGAAGAATGCCATCGCCATCCAGACAGCGAAGACAACATCAACTCTCCACGGTCATCTGAATCCAGTGACCACAAACCCAGTTGGGTTCAAGGTGGTCCAGTTTTGTTTTCGCGTGGAGCACCACCTGAGCCGAACCGGTGTGTTGGAGACAGGGACTCAACAGGGCACCCCCTGGTACTGCCCACATTGCGGCGTATTGATGGCCAACTGCAGTTGTCCACTCTGCTGCTCCAGCCAGAGACACAGAGTGCCATGGCCAGTATGGCACTGCCTACAGACGCTGAGGGGCAGTCCCTTTTGTGGGACCTAGACAACACTGGGCAAGGGGCATCACTATTGTCTGATCTGGTCACCACGGGCGACACAGAGTGGTTGGACCCTggtacagggagagaggaggagagaacaatATACACCCCAATCTCTCCAATGTGTTTCAATAACTCCAATGACTCACCATCTCACTCCATACCTCCCATCAACCTTGCAGACTGTGAGACCTCATCAATGACGTTCTTGTCTGGTTACAAACAACACTGGGTACCCCTTGCCCCTCAAGGGCTAACAGCAGAGGATAACTTTGTGATTTCCTCATATGCTCCGCAACAGGCTTGGATTGatcaggaggaagaggaagaaggagaggaaggaggagatgaAAGAGGCAGTGAATTCTTTCTGGGAGGTTGGGTGGTACAAATTCTAGGATGATTGGTTTTCGTTTTTTAGTTCCCTAAAATAATCTTTAGGGCCTGTTCTTCGCTCTGTTTGGGTTCCCAATGCACGTCAGAGACAAGTTCCGTCTCAGCGAGCCTTCACAAAGTGCAGGGAGAAGatggaaggagcagagagagggttTTGGTGGCGGTGCAGAGTGTGGCTTTCACGGTCCCTCTCCTGCCTGCTATGGAGCTTATGATTCAGAAACAAGAGCAGGATTCTACTTCAGTATCCAGCCACATGCCCCCCTCAATGGAATCCTACTGAGTTTATGCTATAATTTTGGCCCTTTTTTACATTATGACAAATGTAGGATGTAGGATAAAATGCTGTAAAATAGATTCTGTACATTTGATTGTGACGGCGATTCTTTCATTTGCATATTTTTAAACATTTCCAGCAATAGGCTAGTTCTACCAATATGCGtgtgcatacatacacacatcttAATGTACACTAACATGTTAATTTAAACCATGACTGTGAAGTTTCTGTTTCATTTGAAGAAATTCTATTTACATCCAGGATTCAAGCTG
This genomic interval carries:
- the LOC139564492 gene encoding interleukin-10 receptor subunit beta-like gives rise to the protein MDLWPRKVVVLLLYCYGCSAIGEGKPYFISRNFITVLHWNKFDSPDEGVLYSVHYKRYGEPNKPKMVCQNITTLSCDLTAETPYIYSNSYYAEVFANSHSLGHTALFKPLRDTVLGPPNVSVNLTTSSLKVTVTLPLGPDNKTSIEEIFNSTNFSYRNPPTIYILNITRPSWAAQVHKNTTGEFVLDNLKNSNVEYCGYVVYIPTREIHRNASESHTFCVALPGDPWLLFPWFLLLVCLLLGSLLLPVVVCRHYVRKKSNMPDALKLTTSNIPPPSWYLPEAITISTAKPYHYPVGFSYSDLKTDKLQMGSKFTSSGSGPYSPQDGPSSIAQPRHCDTYMGQQGPPPEHSNNSTQSSTNYSMVVVQVANEGVKEECHRHPDSEDNINSPRSSESSDHKPSWVQGGPVLFSRGAPPEPNRCVGDRDSTGHPLVLPTLRRIDGQLQLSTLLLQPETQSAMASMALPTDAEGQSLLWDLDNTGQGASLLSDLVTTGDTEWLDPGTGREEERTIYTPISPMCFNNSNDSPSHSIPPINLADCETSSMTFLSGYKQHWVPLAPQGLTAEDNFVISSYAPQQAWIDQEEEEEGEEGGDERGSEFFLGGWVVQILG